A portion of the Nitratidesulfovibrio termitidis HI1 genome contains these proteins:
- a CDS encoding NADH-quinone oxidoreductase subunit J family protein, whose translation METPAILAFGFYFLVIVVGCFMAVGCASLVRALVGLVATLLGVAGMYLLLNAPFMAFMQILIYVGAICVLIFFALMLARADADGDEADPAPAPRTFKGILAAMLPGALLAPILLLHPAASKLIPAEVPLAELGRRLMEDYVLPFELISVVLLISMAGAVLLVWERRDK comes from the coding sequence ATGGAAACACCGGCAATCCTCGCCTTCGGCTTCTACTTTCTGGTCATCGTGGTCGGCTGTTTCATGGCCGTGGGCTGCGCCAGCCTTGTGCGGGCCCTGGTGGGGCTGGTCGCCACGCTGCTGGGCGTGGCGGGCATGTACCTCTTGCTGAACGCGCCGTTCATGGCCTTCATGCAGATTCTCATCTACGTGGGCGCCATCTGCGTGCTGATCTTCTTCGCGCTGATGCTGGCCCGGGCCGACGCGGACGGTGACGAGGCGGACCCCGCCCCAGCCCCGCGCACCTTCAAGGGCATACTGGCGGCCATGCTGCCCGGCGCGCTGCTGGCCCCCATCCTGCTGCTGCACCCCGCGGCCTCCAAGCTGATCCCGGCGGAAGTGCCGCTGGCCGAACTTGGCCGCAGGCTGATGGAGGACTACGTGCTGCCCTTCGAACTGATCTCGGTGGTCCTGCTCATCTCCATGGCCGGGGCCGTGCTGCTCGTCTGGGAAAGGAGGGACAAGTGA
- the nuoK gene encoding NADH-quinone oxidoreductase subunit NuoK — translation MKPLVLYQLASLVLLGAGLAGLVKRRTLVGMLIAVELMLNGAGLSIVAATQLTGADATLGQLATLLVMGLAAAEATVALAAIVVVFRRFGTTRTDALATLREQQ, via the coding sequence GTGAAACCGCTCGTGCTCTACCAACTGGCCTCCCTCGTGCTGCTGGGCGCGGGCCTGGCGGGGCTGGTCAAGCGGCGCACGCTGGTGGGCATGCTCATTGCCGTGGAGCTGATGCTCAACGGCGCGGGGCTGTCCATCGTGGCCGCAACCCAGCTTACCGGGGCGGACGCCACCCTCGGACAACTGGCCACGCTGCTGGTCATGGGCCTTGCCGCCGCTGAAGCCACCGTGGCCCTGGCCGCCATTGTCGTGGTGTTCCGCCGCTTCGGCACCACCCGCACAGACGCCCTGGCAACCCTGAGGGAGCAGCAGTGA
- a CDS encoding monovalent cation/H+ antiporter subunit D family protein, with protein MTVPNTVESASLLVPLLITLVAPFAIMLARGNDNRREAVSFIAAALTFVSVLQLAPGVLSGVIYTYTVTTILPGVSLTLCADGLGMIFALIATFLWGFATSYNIGYMRGLNEHAQTRYYTCFAVAIFGAVGVAFSATVFTLYLFYEVITVFTYPLVAHHQDAEGFAGARKYLVYLMGTSKLFLLPAMILTYVLTGTLDMRLGDVLNGMFPPDVIAAHPNLVRVTYVLYIAGLAKAALAPFHNWLPSAMVAPTPVSALLHAVAVVKAGVFSVSRIILSGFGVQAMDTLGLGLPTAWLAAFTIIGASLIALTKDDIKARLAYSTVSQLSYVIIGVALLTPSAVQGGLMHIPHHAFSKITLFFGAGAIYVATHIKKISQMNGLGRRMPWTFGAFALASLSMIGMPPVCGFVSKWYIVNGSLQAGQIGLLVTLLLSTLLNAGYFVPIFYRAFMLPPAPDANIEQYNEAPATMVIPLCLTGAISLLLGLYPQVFLNFIQAFGHF; from the coding sequence ATGACCGTGCCCAACACCGTAGAATCCGCAAGCCTGCTCGTTCCGCTGCTGATCACCCTGGTCGCGCCCTTCGCCATCATGCTGGCGCGCGGCAACGACAACCGGCGCGAGGCCGTGTCGTTCATCGCCGCCGCGCTCACCTTCGTCTCGGTGCTGCAACTGGCGCCGGGGGTGCTTTCCGGGGTCATCTACACCTACACCGTCACCACCATCCTGCCCGGCGTCAGCCTGACCCTGTGCGCCGACGGGCTGGGCATGATCTTCGCGCTGATCGCCACCTTCCTGTGGGGCTTCGCCACCAGTTACAACATCGGGTACATGCGCGGGCTGAACGAACACGCCCAGACGCGCTACTACACCTGTTTCGCGGTGGCCATCTTCGGCGCGGTGGGCGTGGCCTTCTCCGCCACCGTGTTCACCCTGTACCTGTTCTATGAAGTGATCACCGTCTTCACCTACCCGCTGGTCGCACATCATCAGGACGCAGAAGGGTTCGCCGGGGCGCGCAAGTACCTCGTCTACCTCATGGGCACCTCCAAGCTGTTCCTGCTGCCCGCCATGATCCTGACCTACGTGCTTACCGGCACGCTGGACATGCGCCTTGGCGACGTGCTGAACGGCATGTTTCCGCCCGACGTCATCGCCGCGCACCCCAACCTGGTGCGGGTAACCTACGTGCTGTATATCGCGGGTCTGGCCAAGGCGGCCCTGGCTCCGTTCCACAACTGGCTGCCCTCGGCCATGGTGGCCCCCACCCCGGTCTCGGCCCTGCTGCACGCGGTGGCCGTGGTCAAGGCGGGGGTGTTCTCCGTAAGCCGGATCATCCTGTCCGGCTTCGGGGTGCAGGCCATGGACACCCTGGGCCTTGGCCTGCCCACGGCGTGGCTGGCGGCCTTCACCATCATCGGGGCCTCGCTCATCGCCCTGACCAAGGACGACATCAAGGCCCGGCTGGCCTATTCCACGGTCAGCCAGCTGTCCTACGTGATCATCGGGGTGGCCCTGCTGACGCCTTCGGCCGTGCAGGGCGGGCTGATGCACATCCCCCACCACGCCTTCTCCAAGATCACCCTGTTCTTTGGCGCCGGGGCCATCTACGTGGCCACGCACATCAAGAAGATCAGCCAGATGAACGGCCTTGGCCGCCGCATGCCGTGGACCTTCGGGGCCTTTGCCCTGGCGTCCCTTTCCATGATCGGCATGCCGCCGGTGTGCGGCTTCGTCTCCAAGTGGTACATCGTCAACGGTTCACTCCAGGCCGGGCAGATCGGTCTGCTGGTGACCCTGCTGCTGTCCACCCTGCTCAACGCGGGCTACTTCGTGCCCATCTTCTACCGGGCGTTCATGCTGCCGCCCGCCCCGGACGCCAATATCGAGCAGTACAACGAAGCCCCCGCCACCATGGTCATACCGCTGTGCCTGACCGGGGCCATATCGTTGCTGCTGGGCCTGTATCCGCAGGTGTTCCTGAACTTCATCCAGGCGTTCGGCCATTTCTAG
- a CDS encoding Na(+)/H(+) antiporter subunit D has protein sequence METSSFIHPAIGFLALAAVLPFLRGKWWNWLLPAPAVLAVFAVFTMTPGDHLTLHWLGQTLLLGRVDKLSLVFAQVFAVMSVAGMLYAMHVKDRGQHIAAALYVSGGFGCVFAGDYLTLFVFWELMSIGSTFLVLLNRTRESVLAGFRYFLYHTAGGLLLLAGLLIRYKALGTWEFTAMAPGNAPLYEWLILAGFCVNAAVVPLHAWLPDAYPRGTVTGSVFMCAYTTKTAVYVLARGFAGWEILAAAGTVMAVYGVLYACIENNARRILSYHIVSQVGYMVAGIGVGTAMTLNGAVAHAYAHILYKGLLFMGTGCLLYAAGTAKLDKLGGLAARLPWVMVLYMVAALSISGMPVFNGFISKTMTITGAAEAHQTLVALGLEIAAVGTFISVGIKLPYFAFWGGKPTDNDRVLAPIPWNMYAGMSVLAVLCILQGVAPSILYAYLPFEVEHPYVPWSVWHVLQSLLLLGFSGLAFYLLRKVITPHEGLNLDVDIAYRAVGTGAMRFVCRPLAFLDDRWTEAYRAGGLRGLMGIALGSVWFDRRAIDGVVDGSARTVRGIGGLGARTQNGSLQDYLGLAAFFALCVFGLVWYLG, from the coding sequence ATGGAGACGTCTAGCTTCATCCACCCCGCCATAGGGTTTCTGGCCCTGGCGGCGGTGCTGCCCTTCCTGCGGGGCAAATGGTGGAACTGGCTGCTGCCCGCACCCGCCGTGCTGGCCGTGTTCGCCGTGTTCACCATGACGCCCGGCGACCACCTGACCCTGCACTGGCTGGGGCAAACCCTGCTGCTGGGCCGCGTGGACAAGCTGTCGCTGGTCTTCGCCCAGGTGTTCGCCGTCATGTCGGTGGCGGGCATGCTGTACGCCATGCACGTCAAGGACCGGGGGCAGCACATCGCCGCCGCCCTGTACGTGTCGGGTGGGTTCGGCTGCGTGTTCGCGGGCGACTACCTGACCCTGTTCGTGTTCTGGGAACTGATGTCCATCGGCTCCACCTTCCTCGTGCTGCTGAACCGCACGCGCGAGTCGGTGCTGGCGGGCTTTCGCTACTTTCTCTACCACACCGCCGGGGGCCTTCTGCTGCTGGCGGGGCTGCTGATCCGCTACAAGGCCCTGGGCACGTGGGAATTCACGGCCATGGCCCCCGGCAACGCGCCGCTGTACGAATGGCTGATCCTGGCCGGGTTCTGCGTCAACGCCGCCGTGGTGCCGCTGCACGCCTGGCTGCCCGACGCCTACCCGCGCGGGACGGTGACCGGCTCCGTGTTCATGTGCGCCTACACCACCAAGACGGCGGTGTACGTGCTGGCGCGCGGCTTTGCAGGCTGGGAGATCCTGGCAGCGGCGGGCACGGTGATGGCGGTGTACGGCGTGCTGTACGCGTGCATCGAGAACAACGCCCGGCGCATCCTGTCGTACCACATCGTCTCGCAGGTGGGGTACATGGTGGCGGGCATCGGCGTGGGCACGGCCATGACCCTGAACGGCGCGGTGGCCCATGCCTACGCGCACATCCTGTACAAGGGCCTGCTGTTCATGGGCACCGGCTGCCTGCTGTACGCGGCGGGCACGGCCAAGTTGGACAAGCTTGGCGGCCTGGCCGCGCGGCTGCCGTGGGTCATGGTGCTGTACATGGTGGCGGCCCTGTCCATCTCGGGCATGCCGGTGTTCAACGGGTTCATCTCCAAGACCATGACCATCACCGGCGCGGCGGAAGCACACCAGACCCTGGTGGCGCTGGGCCTGGAAATCGCGGCGGTGGGCACGTTCATCTCGGTGGGCATCAAGCTGCCCTACTTCGCCTTCTGGGGCGGCAAGCCCACGGACAACGACCGTGTGCTGGCCCCCATCCCGTGGAACATGTACGCGGGCATGTCCGTGCTGGCCGTGCTGTGCATCCTGCAGGGCGTGGCCCCGTCCATCCTGTACGCCTACCTGCCCTTCGAGGTGGAACACCCCTACGTTCCGTGGTCCGTGTGGCACGTGTTGCAGTCGCTGCTGCTGCTGGGCTTCTCCGGCCTGGCCTTCTACCTGCTGCGCAAGGTGATCACCCCGCACGAAGGACTGAACCTGGACGTGGACATCGCCTACCGCGCGGTGGGCACCGGGGCCATGCGCTTCGTATGCCGCCCGCTGGCCTTCCTGGACGACCGCTGGACCGAGGCCTACCGCGCGGGCGGCCTGCGCGGACTGATGGGCATTGCCCTCGGCTCCGTGTGGTTCGACCGGCGGGCCATCGACGGCGTGGTGGACGGCAGCGCACGCACGGTGCGGGGCATCGGCGGGCTGGGCGCGCGCACGCAGAACGGCAGCCTCCAGGACTACCTGGGACTGGCCGCCTTCTTCGCGTTGTGTGTGTTCGGACTCGTCTGGTACCTCGGCTAG